From one Desmodus rotundus isolate HL8 chromosome X, HLdesRot8A.1, whole genome shotgun sequence genomic stretch:
- the GPR101 gene encoding probable G-protein coupled receptor 101, which yields MTSTCTNSTRESNSSHTCIPLSKMPISLAHGIIRSSVLLIFLTASFIGNIVLALALQRKPQLLQVTNRFIFNLLITDLLQVSLVAPWVVATSVPFFWPLNSHFCTALVSLTHLFAFASVNTIVVVSVDRYLSIFHPLSYPAKMTPRRGYMLLYGTWIMAILQSTPPLYGWGQAAFDERNALCSMIWGASPSYTILSVVSFIIIPLVVMIACYSVVFGAARQQHALLYNIKSHSLEVRAKDHVDNEDEEGEKNDEFQGESRFHSQNESEVKAKEGSVEAKEGSMEAKEGSMEAKGNKEVKESNLVANDGSMEGKEGSIKIESSMKAQLGHIEVNQCNIDLGEDDMDFGEDDINFSEDDIEAVNIPESAPPSRRNSNSGPPLPRCYQCKAAKVIFLIIFSYVLSLGPYCFLAVLAVWVDVQTKVPQWVITIIIWLFFLQCCIHPYIYGYMHKTIKKEIQDMLKKFFCKEKPPKEDSHPDLPETEAGTEGEGKTVPSHDSATSP from the coding sequence ATGACGTCCACCTGCACCAACAGCACAAGGGAAAGCAACAGCAGCCACACGTGCATACCCCTCTCTAAAATGCCCATCAGCCTGGCTCACGGCATCATCCGTTCCAGCGTGTTACTCATCTTCCTCACTGCCTCATTCATTGGCAACATAGTGCTGGCACTCGCGTTGCAGCGCAAGCCACAGCTGCTGCAAGTGACCAACCGCTTCATCTTTAACCTCCTCATCACTGACCTGCTGCAGGTTTCACTCGTGGCCCCCTGGGTAGTGGCCACCTCCGTGCCTTTCTTTTGGCCCCTCAACAGCCACTTCTGTACCGCCCTGGTTAGCCTCACTCACCTGTTCGCCTTTGCCAGTGTCAACACCATTGTTGTGGTGTCAGTGGATCGCTACCTGTCCATCTTCCACCCTCTCTCCTACCCAGCCAAGATGACTCCACGCCGGGGTTACATGCTCCTTTATGGCACCTGGATCATGGCCATCCTGCAGAGCACACCCCCACTCTATGGCTGGGGTCAGGCTGCCTTTGATGAGCGCAATGCTCTCTGTTCCATGATTTGGGGGGCCAGCCCCAGCTACACCATTCTCAGTGTGGTGTCCTTCATCATCATCCCACTGGTTGTCATGATTGCCTGCTACTCTGTAGTGTTTGGTGCAGCCCGGCAGCAGCATGCTCTTCTGTACAACATCAAGAGCCATAGCTTGGAGGTTCGAGCCAAGGACCATGTGGACAATGAGgatgaagagggagagaagaatgaTGAGTTCCAGGGTGAGAGCAGGTTCCACAGCCAGAATGAAAGTGAGGTCAAGGCTAAGGAGGGCAGTGTGGAGGCCAAAGAGGGCAGCATGGAAGCCAAGGAAGGGAGCATGGAAGCCAAGGGCAACAAGGAGGTCAAAGAAAGCAACTTGGTAGCTAATGATGGCAGCATGGAGGGTAAGGAAGGCAGCATCAAAATTGAGAGCAGCATGAAAGCACAACTGGGCCATATAGAGGTCAACCAGTGCAACATTGACTTGGGTGAAGATGACATGGATTTTGGTGAGGACGACATCAATTTCAGTGAGGATGACATCGAGGCAGTGAATATTCCAGAGAGTGCCCCGCCAAGTCGTCGAAACAGCAACAGTGGCCCTCCTCTACCCAGATGCTACCAATGCAAAGCTGCTAAAGTGATCTTCCTCATCATTTTCTCCTATGTGCTATCTCTGGGGCCCTACTGCTTTCTAGCAGTCCTGGCTGTGTGGGTAGATGTCCAAACCAAGGTGCCCCAGTGGGTGATTACCATAATAATCTGGCTTTTCTTCCTGCAGTGTTGCATACACCCCTACATCTATGGGTACATGCACAAGACCATCAAGAAGGAAATTCAAGATATGCTGAAGAAGTTCTTCTGCAAGGAAAAGCCCCCAAAAGAAGATAGCCACCCAGATCTTCCTGAAACTGAAGCTGGCACAGAAGGTGAAGGCAAGACAGTTCCTTCTCATGATTCTGCCACTTCACCTTGA